A single Fundidesulfovibrio terrae DNA region contains:
- a CDS encoding Lrp/AsnC family transcriptional regulator, with product MKKSLAENDLDTVDRGILRLVQEEGRMSNARLAEALSLSETPCWRRLKRLETDGYIEGYQANLSRRRMGFGVLAMVQLSFANHTGDAPAQFEEAVQHIPEVLSCHNVTGEADYFLMIVAPDLDAYGTFVTDVLRKLEGVTSIRSSLSLREVKSSSRLPV from the coding sequence ATGAAGAAGAGTCTTGCTGAAAACGACCTGGACACGGTGGACCGTGGCATCCTACGGCTGGTCCAGGAGGAAGGACGCATGTCCAACGCGCGTCTGGCCGAGGCGCTGTCCTTGAGCGAGACTCCGTGCTGGCGCAGGCTCAAGCGGCTGGAGACCGACGGGTACATCGAGGGATACCAGGCCAATTTGAGCCGCCGCCGCATGGGCTTCGGGGTGCTGGCCATGGTGCAGCTTTCGTTCGCCAACCACACCGGCGACGCTCCGGCGCAGTTCGAGGAGGCGGTCCAGCACATTCCCGAGGTGCTGTCCTGCCACAACGTCACCGGCGAGGCGGATTATTTCCTGATGATCGTGGCCCCGGACCTGGACGCCTATGGGACCTTCGTGACCGACGTGCTGCGCAAGCTCGAGGGGGTGACGTCCATCCGCTCCAGCCTGTCTCTCCGGGAGGTCAAGTCCTCCTCCCGCCTTCCGGTCTAG